CCCCGGTCAACGCGCCGTCGCCGACCACCGCGACGACCGGGCGGCGCTCGCCGCGCACCTGGAACGCCTTCGCCAGCCCGTCGGCGTAGCTCAGCGCGGTGGAGGCGTGCGAGTTCTCGATCCAGTCGTGCTCGCTCTCGGCGCGGCTCGGGTAGCCGGACAGGCCGCCGGTGCGGCGCAACGTCGGCATCCTTTCGGCGCGGCCGGTGAGGATCTTGTGGACGTACGCCTGGTGGCCGACGTCGAACAGGATCGGTTCGGTGGGCGAGTCGAAGGTGCGGTGCAGCGCGATCGTGAGTTCGACCGCGCCCAGGTTCGGCCCCAGGTGGCCGCCGTTGGTGGCAACGGTCTGCACCAGCAGGTCGCGGATCTCGGCCGCGAGAAGGGTCAGCTCGTCCTGGCCGAGGGCACGCAGATCCTGTGGTCCGCCGATCCGTCCGAGCACGCTGGTCACCGCGCCAGCCTACGGGCTGGGCCTCGCGGCGTCGGCCCGCACCACGCTCCCGTCGCCGGGTTCGAGCTGGCCGCCGGGTTCTAGCTGGGCGACACACTCGACGTGGTGGGTCATCGGGAACGCGTCGAAGGCGCGCAGCCCGCTCAGCCGCCAGCCGAGGTCGCCCGCGGCGGCGACGTCGCGGGCCAGCGCAGCCGGATCGCACGCCACGTACGCGACGGCCCGTGGCGCGAGCGCCAGCAGCGCCGCCATCACGTCGTGGCCGGCGCCCGCCCGCGGCGGGTCGAGCACGATGACGTCCGGCCGCTCACCGAGCGCCGCGAGCAGCGCGGCGTCGACCCGGCCGCGGCGCACCTGCGCCCACGGCGTTTCGGCGAGGTTCGCGGTGGCGTCCGCGACAGCCCGGGCGGACGACTCGACACCGATCACGCGGCCGCTCGGGCCGACCGCGTCCGCGAGCGTCGCCGTCAATGCCCCGGCGCCGGCGTACAGGTCCAGGCAGGTCTCGCCGGGTGCCGGGCGGACGGCCTGGAGCACGGCAGCGGCGAAGCTGGCGGCGGCGGCGGGATGTACCTGCCAGAATCCGGCGGCCGCCACCTCGAACGTCCGCTCCCCCAGCCGATGCGGCAGCACGTCCGGGCCGTCGATGACCTCGGTCCGGTCCGGCGGCCGGCGCC
This genomic stretch from Jatrophihabitans cynanchi harbors:
- a CDS encoding class I SAM-dependent RNA methyltransferase, with the translated sequence MSEAADQLIVLDVGAAAHGGYCVARHEGRVVFVRHALPGERVRAAVTEERGSFWRADAVEVLAAAQGRVTPPCPHAGPGRCGGCDWQHADAATQRDLKAAVVREQFARLAGLDVSGLLTAVEPLPPEQGLLGWRTRITYALDRSGRPGLHRHRSGEIERLAACPLGAPGVGDSPALARTWPGLTGIEVARGDDGAVTLIGHRPGAGRQSRGRRPPDRTEVIDGPDVLPHRLGERTFEVAAAGFWQVHPAAAASFAAAVLQAVRPAPGETCLDLYAGAGALTATLADAVGPSGRVIGVESSARAVADATANLAETPWAQVRRGRVDAALLAALGERPDVIVLDPPRAGAGHDVMAALLALAPRAVAYVACDPAALARDVAAAGDLGWRLSGLRAFDAFPMTHHVECVAQLEPGGQLEPGDGSVVRADAARPSP